The nucleotide window GTTCGGGCCCACTTCTTTAGTGGAGGTTTTCTTTTGGGGtaacttgttttttatttccttattAAAAATTGGTTATATCAATCTTAGTAagatttggttttcttttaccAATAGGATTTGGATGACTTGTTTTAGTATACTTTTTGGGAGCCTATAAATTCAGAGATTTAAGTTTGGGTGTTTTAGAACACAGAAGAGAGATAGTGAGAGCCAAAAGGTTTGAGAGTGATCTTCACGGGTTTAAGATACAGTGTCCAAGAGTTGTATCATATTGGCTACGAGCTCAGGTTTGGGACTAAAATATTAAGTGGCTATTcttgttcttattttgttttctcataCATAGTCTCTCAATGATCTGaactgtttatttatttttgtgtccTCATTGAATGATTAATGACAGcacaaaaattcatttaaatCGAAAATCGTTGGATAATCTAACTATTTTGCCAAACTTAGGAAGACGAGGAGGAACATAGTATTAATAAGCATATGGTAAACGTGGATTGGGCCAGTTGGCCATAACAGTGAACTTGCCACTTACACCCAAATTCGAGCCCCCTTCCCCGaagattagattaatttagagtagTTTACTGTTTGTGTCAAAAAGTattaatgcatatatatatatatatatatatattcaaattaaCATGGTGACATATACATATGAATAAGAGCGTTGATTGTTTACCAGTTAGTTGTTAATataactattaaattagtacTCATTCATATTCAATCCATTATGTTATATCTCATGATCTACACTGTTCaatttttaggtcttcattcgaTGACGACACTTGCACAAATCAACCAAATCAGAAATCAGAATGCGTTCAAGTAAGTTAATATACTTTCTCTCTCGTTGATCATCGTTCATTCAAAACAGTTATAATTATAATCAATAGAAATTTCATGCCTCAAATCAATAACTACCgagtaaaaaaattatatcatcTAAATGACTTCATATAACTTTATGGTACACAGGTTGGAGATGGCGCATTGCtaccaaagaaataaaaggagaaCAGAACCTCTCCATTGCTACCTGTTGACCTACCAAAGAAATAAGAGGAGGAGAGTGAACCACGTAAAAGCATCAAAGCTTCCCTTTGATGTCATCACTGAGATTTTAAGCTGCTTGCCTGTGGACTCTTTGCTAAGGTTCAGGTGCGTCTGCAAGCAATGGTTTTCGTTGATTCAAGACCTCCAGTTCATTGCAAAACACATGGATCGAGCCCGTCCTCTGCAATACTCCTGTGCATTAATCAAACATGAAACTAAAATATTAGAAGCTGTGATTGATGAAAATTTCAAGTTCCTTAAGGTTTGTTCTGGCTTGTTTTTGGAGAAGAGTCTTAATTCTCAAGTTTGCCGGATCAGAAACCGTGCAACTCATCAAGTACTTTACTTGCCTAATGCACATGAAAGCGCAGAAATAatggactttgtttttaatcCATCGACTCATGAGTGTAAAGTGGTATGTGTTGGAGAAGCTGGTTTTGAAGTCATAACTGTTGGAAAGGATGAGCAATGGAGACCTCTGAAGCGCCCTAACCAAGATGTGCCTCAACAGCATAGCAAGAAAGCAATAAACCTAAAATATCTGAAAGCAACTAACAAGGCAGAAGGGATTGGTCATTTGGTTATATTTATCGTCGACGGGAACAATTCGTGCCTGGAAATTCAATCTCTTGATATCTGGAACGAATGTTTCACTACTACTACGGTGCCCCGGGGATTTTTAGTACATTTGCCTAAAGTTTTGATTAGCTATTGGAAGCAATGTGTAGCTTTTGCAGAAATAGCAGAGGGAAAGCTTAACATATTGGTGTTAGAGGACGTGAAGGAGCACAAATGGAGTAGAAAGCAGATCACTGTTCCGTCGGAATTTTTAAAGGATCAGAATCTTCCTAATAGGAAAGctagtaaatttattttgtgtgaCATGGAGAGGCAGATAAGTAAGGTCATGTATTTAGAGAATGGGAAGAAATATTTAACTTCAAGGCAGTACAAGCCAAGCCTGATAGCTCTCAAGGGAATGCAATCAGAAAGGGCTGGAGTGGAAATGGAACTATGATCATTTATATGTTGGCGAGTTcttacttagttaggattttggttccttattttattagaattttagttacttaccaattattatttagtcctattgtaatagagatttactttctattataatttagatatatttcctattttatttagggttaacacatctttgtacttgtataattacctccatattggagaagaataataatatgagtgAATCTGAGCATAACTAAATATTTgccctactttgtttgacagTATATAGGCATATAAGAAACTTGGTGGTGTAGCAGGAATGAAAACTGAGACACCCCATCTCCAATTCCATTATGCATGATGAGACGGCTACTCTCTTGAGTTGTCTTTCCGCTTCTCAGTTTGAGCACTttatctttgtctttgtctATGTTCATGATTTGCTGGGTTTCCTCCCTTACTATTCTCCTTTTATGAAGTTTTTTCTTCATGGGACAGACGTATGCTACCACCTTCCCCTCTTGCATTTGTTTCTGCCATAAGATTGGCATGTTTGAGTCTCTTtactattatttcaatttctcttctttcaaatCTCGACCCTTTACCAGTGTCTGATTTGATAGGGAGATAGATGCAACTTTATTTTTCGGTGTTGCTTTCTCCAAATCTCGACTCTCATACATCGTCGGATTTGAGGGGGAGTGATACCACTGCTCATCTATTCTGCTGCAATTCAGCTACCTATATGTCATGGCTGATTCTTCTACATCTGAGCGTCAGTCAGCTTCTGTTTCTTAAGTGCCACTTTTCTTATGGTTCTGACGACCCTCTTCTCTTCagggggagagggagagtgAAGATAAGTTGTCTGTGCGATAATGGAAATATTTGTCATTGTTATTGTTGCTAACTACTATGTCCTTTGCTGGTGCCAGTACCATTGCTCATCCTTGTTATGTCTCTTGCTGGGGACAATGTTACTGCTCTTCCCTATTATGACTCTTGTTGGGAACAGTGTTGATTACTGCTGATGATGCCTGTTATGTCCATGCATTGTTGCTCTTGCTGGTGCCAGTGCCTTATATTGCTATTGTTTGGTACCAGTATTATTGCTCCTGCCTATTATGACTCTTGCTGGGGACAGTGTTGATTACTGTTGATGATGCCTGTTATGTCCCTGCCTTGTTGCTCTTGCTGGTGTTAGTGTCTTGTATTGCTGTTGTTTAGTACCAGTATTTTTACTCCTGCCTGTTATGGTGCCAGTATTGTTGCTCATGCCTTTGCTGGTGTGTTTCTGTTGTGGTCGATGTTGCCACTGTTAATGTTGCCTTTACTTGCTTCGCTTTCCGTTGATGTTGTTGTGGCCTTGCCCTTTGCCTTTGCTTCTGTCGTGCTCACAGGATTTCtctgttctgccttatctactgccgtgctcacagatTTTCGGTTTCTGTATTTTGCCTAATCTACTGTCGTGCTCACAGAGTTTCTGTGTTCTACCTTACCTACTGCCGttctcacagggtttctgtgttctgccttatctactgccgtgctcacagggtttctgtgttctgccttacctactgtcgtgctcacagggtttctctGTTCTgctatgtgccctattttttaCTGTTTGCTCTTGTATTTCCGCTGCGAACTTTGctttagtttgtcacttgtttcactcgtggttgACGAAAAGACGTTCTCTACAATTGGTGCttctcaagtatggtgttctgtgactcgcttgtcaagttgggcttgcgaaatatctttgcccaacttgagggggagtgttggtgagtccttacttagttaggattttggttccttattttattagaattttggttacttaccaattattatttagtcctattgtaatagagacttacttcctattgtaatttagatatatttcctattttatttagggttaacacatctttgtacttgtataatTACCTCCATAttagagaagaataataatatgagtgAATCTGAGCATAACTGAATATTTgccctactttgtttgacagTATATAGGCATATAAGAAACTTGATGGTGTAGCAGGAATGAAAACTGAGACACCTCATCTCCAATTCCATTATGCATGATGAGACGGCCACGAGCCTGTAGATTAGGTGGCTGGGAATATGGTGGTGCTCTATTTGATGCATTATTTCgttgtaattgaatttcaaattttaaattttgaattctttcctTGATAATATTGACCAAATATATGgataaaattcaatttaatcAATGAAAGTAAAGACTCACATATTATACCAATCGATCTAACAAGCACCTACATGAAATTATGTACCTGCCATATATGTAAATAGTGTTATTATTAGCAATGAAAAAAACTTAGTGATAAATCGTGTTATCTATAAGTCatgaacataaattagaagactaCCTATAAGTTAGGAACATAAGTTAGAAGACTACTTATAagtcaaatacaaaaatagataaataaaattgtatgttacctataaaaaatttttttaaaaaaggctTAATTATTGTTTCACCCCCTAGAACTAGGGCTAGCAATGGGTCGTGTCATGTCGGGTTCGTGTCGTGTCAGGATTATATACGTGTTAGGAATGCTCAACCCAAACacgacccgtttaataaacgtgtcgtGCATAGGTTGACCCATTAAGTTATCATGCGAGTTTCGGGTAGTGTTGGGTTGACCCGCTAAGTAGTTGCAACTAGaagacattaaaaaaaaaattagaaaaatgaagaataaacaaataaatgggTTAGTGGGTTGGCGGGTTACATAGGTATTTAAGCGGGTTAATAAGCATTTTAACGGGTTGGCAGGTTGACTCGCATGACTCGTTTTGTTAAACGGGTTACATAGGTTTTTTAGCGGGTTGGCCGGTAGACCAAAAACCCActgtttattaaacgggtcaaGACGAGTTGACCCAAAAATGACCCAAATTTTAATTGTGCGGGTTGAACCCTCTAAATTCTCATGCAGATTTCGAGTCGTGTAATGGGTCATGCCCGAAATTGCCACCCATACCTGGAATGGACGCTCAGTCTCACTTTACCACTTGaaactgaaattttctcacttaACCCTCTGAATCTCTAAAAATTGctgaaattttctcacttcATCACTTCCGTCCACAAAACTATTAAATGTGCTGACGTTACATAgaattttagtaattttaCCTCATCTATCTTTTCTctttgcctctctctcactcacacTCCCACTGCCTctattttctctcctctccccTCCACTCCCCAACCCTAACCCCATCGCACCCCACCCCCTCCCTCtcgtctctcttctctcttctttcttctatcTGCCTCTCTCCCCTCCCTTCACTAGACCCAGCCTCCACCCCAGACCCAACCCCCACCCCAAACCTAACCTTCCTTCGAATTACTCAACACACCCAAACCACCATCACCCACCACCTTAGTTGCCACCACGCACCATGTCTTCTCAAGAGACACCACCTCGTGAGGCAGAGACATAGAGACAGTGCTTGCTTAGATTAGGGCCATGCCGAGAATGGAGGTGAAGACTATGGTTGCCCAAATTCTGACTTGTACAGGCATGAAGTTATTGGTCTCATCTCACATGCCCAAATTCCGCATTGGATTCCATTTTTGCAAGCTAGGAAACTACACTACGATTTGCAAGCTTGCTAATGCTTCCAATTTTGGGGCTTTGGGGCTGGTTGGATAAGGAGTGAAAGTTTGTCATTGTGGGAGGGGGGGTATAGGGCAGAGGTTGCtgaagagaatatggggagcAGCTGTCGatgagatatttttttaattttgagtttaaagatttttttaatatatctCATTTTCAAATACTCATCACACAAGGAGCTAAAATTACTAAGATGTCCATGTCACGTTAGCACACTTAATAGTTTTGTGGACGAAAATGGATGGAAGtggtaaagtgagaaaatttcaacaattttaaGTGATTCATGGGGTTAAGTGAGAAAATTTCCGTTACAGGAGGTAAAGTGAGACCGAGTGTCCGTTTCAGGGAGTGAAACAGTAATTAAGCCTaaaaaataggtatataaaATACTATTATACATTGTCAAaagtatgaaaaaaaaaaacacatacatATACCTATGCTCAATAGGACAATATACCTACACCATAGAATATGGATATGTTAACATAGCAAAAAAtagatgaagaaaataagaagatGGAGAACGAAGAAGGGAATAAGAAATGGAGAACAAAGAACAAGAAAGCAGAAGATGGAGAcgaagaacaagaaagaatAACGTGCATATGGTTATAAGCTAAATTCAAGGAGAAGTTGTatctcaaaaataataaattgtcCTAAAATTATGGGATTTATTAATCTATgtatacagtcctgatctcttggaccacaggagtccaagagattgtggtcactcaccgttggatattaatctaatggttcaaaaaagtttcttaaaaggagttcaagattgagtgaaccgttggaccacaaatctcttggactcctgtggtccaagagatcgggactgtctATGTATATCCCTAtattaaaatcataataaaatttcataattgttgtcctataaattaatttttatacgATTTATCCTTCAGGGGCATAATAGGAACAACTACATAATCTAAAAATAATAGggttaaatacttttttggtcactggattttacccaaaaatttaatttggtcactaagaaaaaaatttaaccaaaTTGGTAGCTGTGTTTCctaaaatttacaatttatagaCATTCCTTTAAGtgcatttgttatttttattttgttttagaaaGCACGTCCAGCCTTCTTCCTCTAATTCAATGAGTTAGGGTACGTATATTATGCTATTAGGGATTTTAAATTGGGAGAAATCTTAGGTTAAAATCGAAATTGTGAGGTATAAGGAAAATcgaaaaaccaaacaaaattaaaatgaaaaagcaaCTCACTAATATattctcaaaattaaaaaaaaaacctaccaaaatattttggtGCTTTATATAACCTTAATTACGTCTCTTTGCCATCCGAAGTCACAATGCGATTCTCACTCAATCGATTCAAGCTTCAATATAGCATCCAATATGTGACCTTGTAACTCACAATTTCTATTTCAACCCAATATTTCCCCCAATTTGTTAAACGCTAATAGCACAATATACCATAACTCGTTGAGTTAGAGGAAGACGACTGAATGTGTTtcctaaacaaaataaataaaaattgcacTAAATCGAAGTTAACGGAAGATAATGGActgtttataaattttaaactttAGGAAACACAATGACCAATTtggctataaaaaaaaattatgagttaccaaattgaatttttttgtaaaatcCAGTGACCAAAAAGGCATTtaacccaaaataataataataattgatctacatcagaaaatacaaaaaaggaaTGTGTAATCCTATTTGACAGAAAAGTCAAAGGACTTATATCAACGGCAACAAAATGCAAGGATTAAACCCAATTTATGTTCTCAATTTTGGACTTATCCCaaattttctatatattttttcataattactatatcaaataataaattaatttttaataaatgttGCAATTTAATTGTTTAACATTAACAACAGggaaagaagaacaaaactcaaaacccaattttctGAAAGATCCAATTTTATTTCCATGTACAAAGTAGGGACATTCTATAATGAAGGTGTCATATATAGACCACTCATCATGTGAACCTTCATATTAGCCATAGGATCATTTCATTAAACTTAAGTGAAGTTACTATTCAGATGAATCATGTGGCTAATATGGAGGTCCACATCTATAGTCCATATATGACACCCTCACCATAGAACGACTCGTACAAAGTAACCTTACGGCCTACGAGCCTGGGACCCAAAGGCTTCGAAATAGGCTGGTTAAGTTGGACAGCAAGCTGAGCACGAGACTGTTGAACAGAGTAAAAGACGAATAAGCATGTCGCTTTTGAATGGGCTTAAAGAAAGAGCTTTTATGAATGTCCTTTGTtttcttaacttttttttgcttttaataCAAAGGATAAtctactttaatctaatctaaattacgGGGAGCGGCTTCTTTggaatcttagttgggatgcctagGCTAGAGTGTCTTCGATTGTGAGCGATAAtctactttaatctaatctaaactacGGAGAGCGGCTTTTTTggaatcttagttgggatgcct belongs to Prunus persica cultivar Lovell chromosome G4, Prunus_persica_NCBIv2, whole genome shotgun sequence and includes:
- the LOC18780870 gene encoding putative F-box protein At1g47790; the protein is MGLHSMTTLAQINQIRNQNAFKLEMAHCYQRNKRRTEPLHCYLLTYQRNKRRRVNHVKASKLPFDVITEILSCLPVDSLLRFRCVCKQWFSLIQDLQFIAKHMDRARPLQYSCALIKHETKILEAVIDENFKFLKVCSGLFLEKSLNSQVCRIRNRATHQVLYLPNAHESAEIMDFVFNPSTHECKVVCVGEAGFEVITVGKDEQWRPLKRPNQDVPQQHSKKAINLKYLKATNKAEGIGHLVIFIVDGNNSCLEIQSLDIWNECFTTTTVPRGFLVHLPKVLISYWKQCVAFAEIAEGKLNILVLEDVKEHKWSRKQITVPSEFLKDQNLPNRKASKFILCDMERQISKVMYLENGKKYLTSRQYKPSLIALKGMQSERAGVEMEL